The genomic segment ATCGGAACGGGTGGCCGGCCGGAGCCGCCGCGCAGGGCCGCAGCACGGCGCCCGAAGGCGCGTGATCAGAAGCCGGCGGCCTTCATGGCGTTGACCGCGAAGATGTAGTGGCCGATCTCGCCGATGGTCGACTCCATGTTGGCCACGTTGCCGTCGTCCAGGAAGTAGAGGGCGTTGTCCTGCGGCCGGTAAGGGCGGATCGTCGTGTAGCCCGGCACGGGCACGCCCGGCACGATGCCGCCCTCGGGCGCGTAGACGTGAAACAGGTGCCCCGAGTGCAGGTGCTTCGGCCCGTCGAGGCCGATGCCGGAGACGAACACGTGGTCGCTGATCGGATGGAGGCCGTACAGCCACAGCATGGGGAGCACGGCCTTCTCCAGGAGCCTGCGCTCCGGCAGGACCTTCGAGATCCAGTAGGCGTCGTAGACGCGCTGGGCGGCGAAGACGGCGTTCCCGCACTTGCCGAAGTCGGTGTAGTGCCCGGCCCAGGGCCGGCCGCCGAGCATACCATCCAGGTAGTCGGCGTTCTGCCGGCAGACCTTCAGGATGGCCTCCTTCAGAGCACCGTCGGGCAGGCCGGGCACGAGCCGGACCAGCACGGGGGGCGCGAACCAGAACGACCCGCTGCCGGATGCCTCCCTGGCGGGCCAGTCCATCGGCAGGTTGTCGATCTTGTCCGTCATCGCCTCGAGTTCCTGCAGGTAGCGGGGATCGCCGGTGGTCATGTGAAGCTCGGCCAGCGCACAGGCGACGTTGCCGTCGCGGCCGATGGTCCGCGTGTTGAAGTACGCCGTGTTGCGGTAGACCTCCTCGTGCGTACGGAAGTACTCGTAGGCCCGCCGGGCGGCCTCGATGCACTCCGCCGACAGCGCGGGGTTGGACGCCCTCAGAACCCGACCGGCGGCGCAGAGCGCGGTCGCCTGCATGCACTGGAGTTCGGCATGGTAGTCGACGTAGACCTCGCGCTCGTCGCCGGTGCCCGGCACGTTGTCGGTGGACTTGTCCCAGCCGCCCGGGCTGCTGCGCCGCGTCGGCTGGTCGACCACCCCGACGTAGCTGCGCCCGTCCGGCTGCATCATGCTCAGCAGCCAGAGGGCACCCCACTCGACCTGTTGGAGGATGTCCGGCGTCTCATCCGGCCGACCGAGCGTCCAGGTCCGGGCGTCGAAGTCGGCCGTCGCAACATCGCGGCTCAGCCCGAACTCCTCGTAGGCCAGCGCCAGTTGAAGGACCGCGAAGCCCTGCGCGTAGATGTTCAGGTCGCAGTCGCCGGCGTCGTGCCAGCCGCCCCTGGCGCAGGGGATCGGGTCTCCGGCGTCATACGGCGTGCCCTCGCACTCGTAGGACCGAAAGCCGTCGACGCTCCCCCGGCCGCCGCGGGCCGGCACGCGGATGCCGTCGTCCATGTGGCAGGCCGGATGCCCGGCGCAGTCCGGCCCCAGGTCGACCGCGGCATGGCACATCTGGAACGGCAGGAAGTAGTCGAGGGTCGGCTCCCAGAGCGCATCCTCGAAGACGCTCGGGCGGACGGCGACGTCGAGCGCACCCCGGGCCCAGACGATGCGGTAGTCGCCCGCCTCGACGACCTCGGAGAAATCGAAGACCGCGAAGTCGCTCTGCATGTGCTCGTACGGCCGGACGGTGTCGGCAAAGCGCCCCTGCTTCACGACGGTTCCGTCGGCCCGTTCCAGGCGCACGGAGTCGTCGGCGGGTCGCCGCAGATGCCGGGGCCATTCGAGCACGACCTTCTTCTCCCCCGCGGCGGGGTAGCCGACCAGGGAACGGCGAACCGCCCAGGTCGACTCCTCGCTGACCTGGGGGAGCGTCAGGTAGAGGTCGACGGGCCGGCCGGGCTCGGCCGGGAAGCCAACGTCGATGAGGTAGCGGAGGTCCTTCCACCGCCGGCGGTCGCTGACGCTCATGCCGTGGTCGCATTCGAGTATGAGGTTCAGCGACGGATCGTCGAGGCTGCACTCGATCCGGCGCGCGTCGCGCACGAGGGTCACGTGATCCGGCGAGAACGTCTCCGGCAGCTTGATGGCCTCGCCATCCGCACGGATGGTGGTTCCGCGAAAGTTCTGGAACGGCAGCTCGAAGAAGAAACCCTCCCAGGCGCTCGTGTCGCCCGCCCAGTCGCCGTTGCGGACCAGCCGGATGCGGACTCGGTCCCCCTCGATGGAGACCTGCTGGTCATAGGTGACGGTCGTGCCGGGCACCTCCCCGTGGACGGCGAACGTGCCGAGCCCGAGGACGCCCATCGCCTCCTCCCGCTCCTGGCCCTCCACCAGCGTCTTCCTCCCCGCCATGCGGTCGAAGGGGAAGTAGCCCGCCCTGCCCTGGCAGTAGATGCCGGCGTTGTAGACGACGATCTCCGAACCGCGCATGACGTGGAGCCCGCCGGTGACGTCGCCGAAGACCATGTACGGCCCCTGCCGGATGCGGCCCCTCTCCAGGGGCGTCAGGGCCTGCGGCTGGGCCAGGCAGACCGAGCCCCCCAGCAGCAACGCACCGACCGCGACGACCATGCACGCCTTCCACACCGTCCCCATCGCCATACCCTCCCAAGTTCCGTGGCTTGCCCCACCGCAAACGATACCTGAGCGCCCCCCTGCACGCCAGCACCGTCGGCACAGGACCATCCGCCCGCAGACGCAGCCGCGACCGGCCGGAAGGTACCGGCAGACGTTCAGTCGACCGACGGAGGCGGGGCCGGCGCGCCGGCCGGCGTCTCCTTCTCCAGGCGCTCCAGGCAGCGGCCCAGTTGCCCCAGCATCCGGTCGATCTCCTCCGCCGTGACGTCCAGCACCGGCCGGAAGCGGATCGTCTGCGTCCCCGCCCCGAGCAGGAGGAGTTGCTCGGCCTCCAGGGCGATCTGGCGCAGGCGCCCCTTGTGCTCCGCCACCCGAAGGGTGAAGCCCTGGTAGAGGCCCATGCCGCGGATGTTGAAGATGAGGTCGTGGAAGCGGTCCGCCAGGTCCTGGAGGCCCGTCACGAGTCGTTCGGCCTTCGCCGGCACCTGCTCGATCAGGCCCTCCTCTTCGACCACGCGCATCTCCTGCACGAACCGCACCATGTCGGCCAGGTTGCCGCCCCAGGTGGAATCGAGCACGCCGCGGTCGCTCATCGGATAGAGCATGTAGACGGCGCCGTTGGCGAACTTCTTGGCCGTCGCCACGGCCTGCGGGGGATACGGCAGGTCGAACTGGTCGATGGCGAACACCGTGCCCGTCTGTCCGCCCGCCGTCTGCACCTCGTCGAAGCCCAGGAAGACGTCGTACCGGTGCGCGAGTTCGCTGAGCCCGCGGAAGAAGGCCGGATCGGCCGCGCGCTGGCCGCCGGCGCCCTGGATCGGCTCGACGATCATGCCGACCACCTCGCCCCGGTAGCTGCGCAGGCAGTCCTCGACGATCGACAGGCTGGTGGCCATGCGCCGCTCGTTCCGCTCGGCGGGCTGGCTGCTGTCGGTGGACGGGAACGGCACCTGCAGGTTGCCCGGCACGAAGCCCCGGAAGTCCCGCGTGACGACGGGGTCATGCTCGAGCTGCGTCACGCCGAGCGCGAAGACCGTGCGCCCGTGGAACGCCCGGTCGAAGTAGACGAAGCGGCGAACGCTCGGGATCTGCCCCCGCTTCATCAGCTTCTCGTCATGCAGGTTGATGAAGTACTTCATCATGTTCTCGACCGCCTCGGCGCCCGAGTTGACGGCGTAGACCTCCAGGCGCTCGTTGCGCATGCAGCGCGGGGCCAGGCGGTGGAGGAGCCGGTAGTACTCGAGGCACTCGGGCGTCAGGAAGTCGGGGTTCGCCGTCTTGTTGTTGGCCGCCCGGGCCAGTCGGGCCAGGTACGCCGGCTCCTGCAGGCGCGGGTGGTTGTGCCCCAGGAGCTTGGAGCCGTAGTAGCCCGCCCAGTCGAAGATGCGCTCGCCGTCCACGGTCACCAGGTACATGCCGCTGCAGCGTTCCAGGTCAAGCACGAACGGATGCGGCTCCACAATGACGTAGCGCTTCAACTGGTCGATGATCTCGCGGCTGCGGGGACCCGGGAACATGGGCGGACCTTTCAGGGCAGGGGGTAAGCTGCTTGCAGACAAGAACTCCCGGCAGCGGCGCAAAGGTCGATCCCGGTCGCACGGAAGCACGCCGTTGCATCCGTCGCAAGCGTAGCACAAACGGGAAGGCGACCGCAACCCATGCCCGGCCGCCCGGGTCGTCGATTGCATTCCGGGCGCCGGTCGAGGACGATGTGCAGGGGTGACCCATGAGGAAGACATCGATCCTGATCGCGCTCCTGCTGCTCTGCCTGGGCGTGGCCGCCGCCGGCGGGCTGGTGAACGCCCGGTCGGTCGGGACGTGGTACGCCGATCTGCAGAAGCCCGCATGGACCCCGCCCGGCTGGCTGTTCGCGCCGGTCTGGACGGTGCTCTATGCGGCCATGGCCGTGGCGGCCTGGCTGGTATGGACCCGGAACGGCGCCCGCGCCGCGGCACTGCTCATGTTCCCCTACCTGGCCTGGGTGACGTTCGCAACGGCCCTGAACTTCGCGATCTGGCGCTTGAACCTCTGACCAGGGAACCTCCCGGCATGCTCCGCAACACGTTCTGCCACATCCCCGGCATCGGCCCCAAGGCGGAAGAACGCCTCTGGAGTGAAGGCATCCGTTCGTGGCAGGACGCGTGCGCGGGCACGGCGCTGCCGCTCTCGCCGGCCCGCTGCGACCTGGTGCGCCGCCATGCGGAGGAGTCCCTCGCTCGGCTCGCGGCGAAAGACGCCGGTTACTTCGCCGACGGCCTTCCGTCCACGCTGCACTGGCGGCTCTTCCCGGAGTTCCGCGATTCGACGGCCTACCTGGACATCGAGACGACGGGCCTGGGCGGCGCGTGGGACCACGTGACCACAATCGCCCTCTACGACGGCCGTGCCGTGCGCACCTACGTGCATGGACAGAACCTGGAGGCGTTCCCGGACGATGTGCGCGACTGCCGCCTGCTGGTCACCTACAACGGCAAAACGTTCGACATCCCGTTCCTGGAGCGGCAGTTCGGCATCCGCCTGCCGCAGGCCCACGTGGACCTGCGCTACGTGCTGCACCGCCTGGGCTACCGGGGCGGCCTCAAAGGCTGCGAGCGCCGGCTCGGCCTGGACCGCGGCGAGCTGACCGGGGTGGACGGGTTCTTCGCCGTGCTGCTCTGGCAGGAGTACCGCCGCAGCGGCGACCCCCGCGCACTGGAGACGCTGCTGGCCTACAACGTCCAGGACACCGTGGGCCTGGAGACGCTGCTGGTGATGGCCTACAACATGCACGTCGGCCGCACGTCCTTCGCCGAGACCCACTCCCTGCCGCTGCCCGCCGTGCCGCCCGCGCAGTTCGTCCCGCACCGGCCGACCATCCGCCGCATCCAGCGGCAGTGCGGCTGGGCGTAGCCCCAGCCGCACTGCCGCCCGGCCCGACCCACAGAAGGCCCGTCTCAGTAGCCTGCGCTCTGCATCGCGGGCACCGAGAACAGGTAGGTGCACAGCCCGGCAATCGTGTACTCGCAGTTCGCGACGTTGCCGTCGTCGAAATCGTACAGGATGTTGTCCGAATAGTACGGCCGCACGGCCGTCATGCCCGGCACCAGGCCGCCCGGCAGGGAGCCCTTCTCGGGCCTGAACAGGAAGCCCAGGTGCCCGCAATGCAGGGCCTTGGGGCCGTCCAGGCCGGGGGCCGCGTAGTAGGACCGGTTGTGGATCGGGTGGAAACCGTAGAGCCACAGCATCGGCATCACGGCCTTGTCGAGCGAGACGACCTCGGGGACAACCTTCGAGATCCAGTAGGTGTCGTAGACGCGCGTCGGCCAGCAGTGCGCGCTGCCGAGCTTGCCGAAGTCGGTGTAGTGCCCCGGCCAGGGCCGGTCCCTCAGCAGCCCGGCATGGTACTGCGCGCCCCTGCGGCAGGTGCTCAGGCAGGCCTGCTTCAGCGGACCGTCGGGCAGCTCGAGAGCCAGTCGGGCGAGGGCCGGTCCGGCGTACCAGAACGATGAGCAGCCGGACTCCCGCTTGTTGGGGTAGCTCAGGTTCAGGTCCGCGATCTGCCGGGTCATGGCCTCCAGCTCGCGCAGGTAGGAGGGGTCCTTCGTGGTCAGGTACAGCTCCACGAGCGCGCCGATCACGCCCTGGTCACGGCTTCCCTTATGGTTGTTGTAGAAGTAGGCGGTCGGGCGGTAGAGGCTCTGGTCCTCGAACGCGCGGAAGTGGTCATAGGCCTTCCGGGCCGCCTCCAGGCACGTGCGGGCCAGTTGCGGCCGGCTCTCCCTCAGCACACGGCTGACCGCGCAGAGGGTCGTGGCCTGCAGCAACTGCAGTTCGGGGTGATGGTCCACGTAGACGTGCCGCTCGTCGTCCGTGCCGGGGGTGTTGTCGGTCGCCTTGTCCCACCCGCCCGGGGTGCTCCGCCGGCTGGGCTGCTCGACAACGCCGACGTAGCTGCGGCCGTCCGGCTGCATCATGCTCAGCAGCCAGAGGGCGCCCCATTCGACCTGCTGGAGGATGTCCGGCTGGCCGTCCGGCTGACCGAGCCGGAACGTCTGGGCGCCCACGTCCAGCGTGGCGGCATCGCGATCCAGGCCGAACTCCTCGTAGGCCAGGGCCAGCACCAGGGTCGAGAATCCCTGGGCATAGATGTTCAGGTCGCAGTCGCCCGCGTCGTGCCAGCCGCCCCGTCCGCACGGGACGTGATCGCCGGCGTTGTAGGGCGTACCCGTGCATTCGTAGGACCGGAAGCCGTCCGTGCCTGAGTAGTTCGCCGGAACGCGGCTGCCGTCGTCCATGTGACAGAACGAATGCCCGGGCAGGCTCGCCCCCAGGTTCACGTCGGCGTGGCACATCTGGAACGGGATCATGCAGTCGAGCGTCGGCTGCCACAGCCCGTCCCCGAACACGCTCTCGCGGATGGGGAACTCCACCGTGCCCCGCGCCCAGACGATGCGATAGTCACCGGGCTCGCGGACCTCGGAGAAGTCGAACATGGCGAATGCCGCCTGCATGTGGGGCGGCGCCACCGTCTCGCCGAAGACGCCCTGCTTGACGAGCGAGCCGTCCGCCCGCTGAAGCTGGACGCGCGCATCGCCGGGCCGGTTCAGGTGCTTGGGCCATTCCAGGACGACCTTCTTCTCGCCGCGCACGGGGTAGCCGATCGGCGAGTAGCGGACCGCCCACGAGTCCTGTTCGGCCATCGGCGGCAGGGTCAGGTACAGGTCCGTGTACTCGCCCGGCGCGCTCGGCAGCGAGATGCCGACCAGGTACTTCAGGTCGCTCCAACGGCGCCGGTCGCTGACGGTCATCCCCCGGTCGCACTCGAGAATCAGGTTCAGGGACGGATCATCCACGTTGCACTCGACCCTGCGCACCCGGGAGGCGATCGTCTGCTTGTCCTCCGAGTAGGTCTCCGGCAGGCGGATGGTCTGGCCGTCCGCCCGGATGGTCGCCGCGCGGTAGTTGTTGAACGGCAGCTCGAAGAAGAAGCTCTCCCAGGCGCTGCCCGTCCAGGTGCCCGTCCGACGGAAGCGGATGCGGACCCGGTTGCCCTCGATGGACACGTGCTGCTCGTAGGCCACGCCCGCCTGAGGGATGCGGCCCTGGAACGCGATCGTGCCGACGCCCAGGTCGACGTCCTTCTCGGGCATCCGCCCGAAGGGGAAGTAGCCGGCCTGCCCCTGGCAGTAGATGCCGGCGTTGAAGACGATGATCTCCGTGCCTTTCATCACGTGCAGGCCGCCGTTCAAGTCGCCCTGCACCATGTACGGCCCCTGCTGGATGCGGCCGTCCGGGTGCGCCCGGAGGGCCTGGACCTGGCCGTTGGCCACCGACGCCGCCAGCATGCACGTCAGAACGCCCGCCATCGATAGTGCACGAACACGTCTCATGGACACGTTCCCTCCCGAGATATCAGAAACCGGCCTTCCCCATCGCGTTGACCGCGAACACATAGGCCGCCGTCTCGGCGATCGTGCTCTCGCCGTTCGGGACGTTGCCTTCGTCGAAGTAGTAGAGCACCCCGTCCGGGAAGTACGGCCGGATGGCCGTCATGCCCGGCACCGGCGCGCCCGGCACGGTGCCCAGCAGGGGTTTGAGCACAGCCCGCAAGTGGAGCGAGAAGATGCTCTTCGGACTGTCGGGGCCGATCCCCGACACGAACGAGACGTTGCTGAAGGGGTGGAACCCGTAGGTCCACAGCATCGGCTGGACGGCCTGCCCCATCGAGACGACGTCGCCGGCGACCTGGGAGAGCCAGTAGACGTCGAACGCCCGCCGGTGCGGGGCCGCCGTGTTGCCCACCTTGCCGAAGTCCGTATAGTGCCCCGCCCAGGGGCGCCCGCCCAGGCGCTCGGCGTGGAACCGGGCGGCCCGGCGGCAGGTGCTCACGCAGGCCGACCGCAGCCGGCCCTCCGGCAGACGCCGCGCCAGGCGCGCCAGCACGGGCGGCGCATACCAGTAGGACGAACTGGTCGACTCCTGCTTGGACGGGTAGTCCAGGTCCAGGGCCTCGATCGTCTCCGTCATCGCCTCCAGTTGGCGCAGATAAGCGGGGTCGGCGGTGGTCATGTACAGCTCGCCCAGCGCCGTCAGGACGTTCCCGTCCCGCCCCTTCGTGTTCGGGTAGAAGTAGGCGGTCTTGCGGTAGACCTCCTGGCGGGAGCCGAAGTGCTCGTATGCACGCCGCGCCCCCTCGACGCACCGGCGCGCCAGTTCCGGCCGCGCCTCCCGCAGTGCGCGAGCGGCCGCGCTCAGAGCCGCCGCCTGCATGCACTGCAGGTCGGCGTGGTAGTCCACGTACACGTGCCGTTCGTCCCCGGTGCCGGGCCGGTTGTCCGTCATCTCGTTCCAGGGGACATCGTTGCGGCGGAGGTTCGCCTGCACCACGACGCCGACGTAGCTCCGGCCGTCCTCCTGCAGCATGCTCAGCAGCCAGAGCGCGCCCCACTCCACCTGCTGCAGCACGTCGGGCGTCCCATCGGGCCGGCCGGCCTGGAACGTCCGCGTGCTCACGTCCAGCGTCGAGACGTCGCGGTCCAGGCCGAACTCCTCATAGGCCAGCGCCAGAAGATACGTCGCGTAGCCCTGCGCGTAGATGTTCAGGTCGCAGTCTCCGGCGTCGTGCCA from the Candidatus Brocadiaceae bacterium genome contains:
- a CDS encoding aminotransferase class III-fold pyridoxal phosphate-dependent enzyme codes for the protein MFPGPRSREIIDQLKRYVIVEPHPFVLDLERCSGMYLVTVDGERIFDWAGYYGSKLLGHNHPRLQEPAYLARLARAANNKTANPDFLTPECLEYYRLLHRLAPRCMRNERLEVYAVNSGAEAVENMMKYFINLHDEKLMKRGQIPSVRRFVYFDRAFHGRTVFALGVTQLEHDPVVTRDFRGFVPGNLQVPFPSTDSSQPAERNERRMATSLSIVEDCLRSYRGEVVGMIVEPIQGAGGQRAADPAFFRGLSELAHRYDVFLGFDEVQTAGGQTGTVFAIDQFDLPYPPQAVATAKKFANGAVYMLYPMSDRGVLDSTWGGNLADMVRFVQEMRVVEEEGLIEQVPAKAERLVTGLQDLADRFHDLIFNIRGMGLYQGFTLRVAEHKGRLRQIALEAEQLLLLGAGTQTIRFRPVLDVTAEEIDRMLGQLGRCLERLEKETPAGAPAPPPSVD
- a CDS encoding tryptophan-rich sensory protein, giving the protein MRKTSILIALLLLCLGVAAAGGLVNARSVGTWYADLQKPAWTPPGWLFAPVWTVLYAAMAVAAWLVWTRNGARAAALLMFPYLAWVTFATALNFAIWRLNL
- a CDS encoding ribonuclease H-like domain-containing protein: MLRNTFCHIPGIGPKAEERLWSEGIRSWQDACAGTALPLSPARCDLVRRHAEESLARLAAKDAGYFADGLPSTLHWRLFPEFRDSTAYLDIETTGLGGAWDHVTTIALYDGRAVRTYVHGQNLEAFPDDVRDCRLLVTYNGKTFDIPFLERQFGIRLPQAHVDLRYVLHRLGYRGGLKGCERRLGLDRGELTGVDGFFAVLLWQEYRRSGDPRALETLLAYNVQDTVGLETLLVMAYNMHVGRTSFAETHSLPLPAVPPAQFVPHRPTIRRIQRQCGWA